A single genomic interval of Macadamia integrifolia cultivar HAES 741 chromosome 6, SCU_Mint_v3, whole genome shotgun sequence harbors:
- the LOC122081320 gene encoding MADS-box protein SOC1-like isoform X3 yields MVRGKTQMKRIENATSSMQKIIDRYQRLARDVQTNNKAMEQNIQLLKYEYANMEKKIEILEVSKRRLMGEDLGACSIDELQQIERQLEQSLSNIRAKKTQLFKEHIEKLKEKERILKAENEILCEKVQAQQPTIQDREIVPYSQSNPHTDVETELFIGRPERGTDRSEN; encoded by the exons atgGTGAGAGGGAAAACTCAAATGAAACGAATCGAGAACGCCACGAGCAG CATGCAGAAGATCATAGATCGTTACCAAAGACTTGCTAGAGATGTACAAACCAACAACAAGGCAATGGAACAGAATATACAG CTTTTGAAGTACGAATATGCTAACATGGAAAAGAAGATTGAAATTCTTGAAGTTTCAAAACG GAGGCTTATGGGAGAAGATCTGGGAGCATGTTCTATAGATGAACTGCAACAGATAGAAAGGCAGTTGGAGCAAAGCTTAAGCAATATTAGGGCAAAAAAG ACTCAGTTATTTAAAGAACATATTGAGAAACTAAAGGAAAAG GAGAGGATACTGAAAGCAGAGAATGAAATACTCTGCGAGAAG GTGCAGGCACAGCAACCAACAATCCAAGACAGAGAGATTGTCCCATACAGTCAAAGTAATCCACATACAGATGTGGAAACAGAACTGTTTATTGGAAGACCTGAAAGAGGAACTGATAGATCAGAGAACTGA
- the LOC122081320 gene encoding MADS-box protein SOC1-like isoform X2, with amino-acid sequence MVRGKTQMKRIENATSRQVTFSKRRNGLLKKAFELSVLCDAEVALIVFSPRGKLCEYSSSSMQKIIDRYQRLARDVQTNNKAMEQNIQLLKYEYANMEKKIEILEVSKRRLMGEDLGACSIDELQQIERQLEQSLSNIRAKKTQLFKEHIEKLKEKERILKAENEILCEKAQQPTIQDREIVPYSQSNPHTDVETELFIGRPERGTDRSEN; translated from the exons atgGTGAGAGGGAAAACTCAAATGAAACGAATCGAGAACGCCACGAGCAGGCAAGTGACCTTCTCTAAGCGTAGGAACGGATTGCTCAAGAAGGCCTTTGAGCTCTCCGTTCTCTGCGATGCCGAAGTCGCTCTCATTGTCTTCTCCCCCAGGGGGAAACTCTGCGAGTACTCCAGCtccag CATGCAGAAGATCATAGATCGTTACCAAAGACTTGCTAGAGATGTACAAACCAACAACAAGGCAATGGAACAGAATATACAG CTTTTGAAGTACGAATATGCTAACATGGAAAAGAAGATTGAAATTCTTGAAGTTTCAAAACG GAGGCTTATGGGAGAAGATCTGGGAGCATGTTCTATAGATGAACTGCAACAGATAGAAAGGCAGTTGGAGCAAAGCTTAAGCAATATTAGGGCAAAAAAG ACTCAGTTATTTAAAGAACATATTGAGAAACTAAAGGAAAAG GAGAGGATACTGAAAGCAGAGAATGAAATACTCTGCGAGAAG GCACAGCAACCAACAATCCAAGACAGAGAGATTGTCCCATACAGTCAAAGTAATCCACATACAGATGTGGAAACAGAACTGTTTATTGGAAGACCTGAAAGAGGAACTGATAGATCAGAGAACTGA
- the LOC122081320 gene encoding MADS-box protein SOC1-like isoform X1, whose protein sequence is MVRGKTQMKRIENATSRQVTFSKRRNGLLKKAFELSVLCDAEVALIVFSPRGKLCEYSSSSMQKIIDRYQRLARDVQTNNKAMEQNIQLLKYEYANMEKKIEILEVSKRRLMGEDLGACSIDELQQIERQLEQSLSNIRAKKTQLFKEHIEKLKEKERILKAENEILCEKVQAQQPTIQDREIVPYSQSNPHTDVETELFIGRPERGTDRSEN, encoded by the exons atgGTGAGAGGGAAAACTCAAATGAAACGAATCGAGAACGCCACGAGCAGGCAAGTGACCTTCTCTAAGCGTAGGAACGGATTGCTCAAGAAGGCCTTTGAGCTCTCCGTTCTCTGCGATGCCGAAGTCGCTCTCATTGTCTTCTCCCCCAGGGGGAAACTCTGCGAGTACTCCAGCtccag CATGCAGAAGATCATAGATCGTTACCAAAGACTTGCTAGAGATGTACAAACCAACAACAAGGCAATGGAACAGAATATACAG CTTTTGAAGTACGAATATGCTAACATGGAAAAGAAGATTGAAATTCTTGAAGTTTCAAAACG GAGGCTTATGGGAGAAGATCTGGGAGCATGTTCTATAGATGAACTGCAACAGATAGAAAGGCAGTTGGAGCAAAGCTTAAGCAATATTAGGGCAAAAAAG ACTCAGTTATTTAAAGAACATATTGAGAAACTAAAGGAAAAG GAGAGGATACTGAAAGCAGAGAATGAAATACTCTGCGAGAAG GTGCAGGCACAGCAACCAACAATCCAAGACAGAGAGATTGTCCCATACAGTCAAAGTAATCCACATACAGATGTGGAAACAGAACTGTTTATTGGAAGACCTGAAAGAGGAACTGATAGATCAGAGAACTGA